One segment of Paenibacillus rhizovicinus DNA contains the following:
- a CDS encoding phosphatidylglycerophosphatase A family protein: MSTNMEKWLNRRGVQVSDVADIVFSLQRPYNPDLTYQECEESVLQVLNKREVQYVLFTGIALDELAERKMLPEPLQAIMEADESLYGVDETLALGITNVYGMIGLTSFGYLDKVKPGIIRKLNEKGQHVHVFLDDLVAGLAAAASARIAHQDPKANLYEIADQSQ; this comes from the coding sequence ATGTCGACCAATATGGAGAAATGGCTCAACAGACGCGGGGTTCAGGTAAGCGACGTAGCGGATATTGTTTTTTCGCTGCAGCGCCCTTATAATCCGGACCTGACTTACCAAGAATGCGAAGAGAGCGTGCTGCAGGTATTGAATAAACGCGAGGTGCAATACGTGCTGTTCACCGGCATCGCGCTGGATGAACTGGCCGAGCGCAAAATGCTGCCCGAACCGCTGCAAGCCATTATGGAAGCCGACGAATCCTTGTACGGCGTCGACGAGACGCTGGCGCTGGGAATTACTAACGTTTACGGGATGATCGGGCTTACGAGCTTCGGCTATCTCGATAAAGTGAAGCCGGGCATTATCCGCAAGCTGAACGAGAAAGGCCAGCACGTGCACGTGTTCCTCGATGACCTTGTGGCCGGTTTGGCAGCGGCAGCTTCAGCGCGGATCGCGCATCAGGATCCCAAAGCCAATCTGTACGAAATCGCGGATCAATCCCAGTAG